From the genome of Lotus japonicus ecotype B-129 chromosome 6, LjGifu_v1.2, one region includes:
- the LOC130724962 gene encoding uncharacterized protein LOC130724962 produces MYYISKGEPICLPFLLFNYLKECVEKSRTTATENKRSISYIPYGRLLSDIFIQNKLVKTLSEHGLHEDMAMSISDALNGTKLKRMQIMEKVQVEPTEDTYEEVRQKNYPIDDYPLWSKKDNPASILEYVRKLRSNGDKITLEEFVRTLPDSPPEMPTRRAKRTINKPSDPKGKGILIGKTKKIKAASKSVVIREPVPESSPERTPEESYEESQSDDSESSMDSSSGTQEEEVPPRKNVKRKAIIEESSDEETEDDVPLVKRQRIQTTQVEEEVEPDDCEIIENVFQVIRKSAETEESTDSDVEPIGKRLKLPLKGPLQKKESRPKQASEKISEVQRERRSKTASDPARTARPTRSTFLRESSKELTKSINIDSALVVIPEQHLPTLKINSKMLLKLPMYPCPTILQ; encoded by the exons atgtactatattTCTAAAGGTGAGCCTATATGTCTGCCGTTTCTGCTTTTCaactatttgaaggaatgcgtTGAGAAGTCAAGGACCACAGCTACTGAGAACAAGAGGTCAATTTCTTACATTCCTTATGGAAGGTTGCTTTCAGACATCTTCATCCAGAATAAACTAGTCAAGACCTTGTCAGAGCATGGACTTCATGAAGATATGGCCATGTCCATTAgcgatgctctcaatgggacCAAGTTGAAAAGAATGCAAATCATGGAGAAAGTCCAAGTTGAGCCCACAGAAGACACATATGAAGAAGTTCGTCAGAAGAACTACCCTATTGATGATTATCCTctctggtccaagaaggacaatccagcaagcattctggaatatgtaagAAAGCTCAGAAGCAATGGAGATAAAATCACTCTTGAAGAATTTGTCAGGACTCTTCCTGACAGTCCTCCTGAAATGCCAACAAGGAGAGCCAAGAGAACAATCAacaagccttcagatcccaaaggcaaagggattctgatagggAAGACCAAGAAAATAAAAGCAGCATCAAAGTCTGTAGTCATCAGGGAACCAGTTCCAGAATCCTCTCCTGAAAGAACTCCAGAAGAGTCATATGAGGAATCTCAATCTGATGATTCTGAGAGCTCTATGGATTCTTCCTCTGgaacccaagaagaagaagttccACCTAGAAAGAATGTCAAGAGGAAAGCAATTATTGAAGAATCATCTGATGAGGAAACCGaagatgatgttcctctggtaAAAAGGCAAAGAATTCAAACAACtcaagttgaagaagaagttgaGCCGGATGACTGTGAGATCATTGAAAATGTGTTCCAAGTCATAAGGAAATCAGCAGAAACTGAAGAATCCACTGATTCAGATGTCGAGCCCATAGGCAAGAGGCtgaaactgcctctgaagggtccacttcagaagaaggagtCACGACCAAAGCAAGCATCTGAAAAGATCTCagaagtacaaagagaaaggaGATCAAAGACAGCTTCAGATCCTGCAAGGACTGCTAGACCCACCAGATCCACCTTTCTCAGAGAATCAAGTAAGGAACTTACTAAAAGCATTAATatagattctgctttagtagttattcctgaacaacaT cttccaactttgaagatcaACTCCAAGATGCTGCTGAAACTTCCTATGTATCCTTGTCCAACTATTCTGCAGTAA
- the LOC130726144 gene encoding alcohol acyltransferase 9 — protein sequence MASSVRVKEAVVVTPSEPTPTGVLLLSALDSQLFLRFTVEYLLVYRPGPGLNQATTAACLKAAVAKALVPYYPLAGRVRARADSPGLEVLCRAQGAVFIEAHSDRYTLNDFERAPKTVTHWRKLLSINVPGVLSGSPPLVVQLTWLADGAAAVGIGINHCICDGIGGAEFLNHVSDLVSGKLAVPKPRPIWDRHLLNPPPGRTNRRANTALHPEFNRVPDLCGFMNRVTSSLRPTCIVFDKRRINELKSAARSTSRPGDSPPTSFEVLAAHVWRSWARAMGFPPSQTLKLLFSINVRNRVKPGLPDGYYGNAFVLGCAQSSARELGEKGVGFGSGLVKTAKEKVDGEHVRRVTELVSESRASPDSVGVLILSQWSRLGLENVEIGMGKPLHVGPICCDRYCLFLPVKGERDSVKVTVAVPAAAVDSYHRFLRESLS from the coding sequence ATGGCAAGCTCAGTGCGTGTGAAAGAAGCTGTGGTAGTGACCCCTTCAGAGCCCACCCCAACTGGTGTCCTCTTACTCTCAGCCCTTGATTCCCAACTCTTCCTTCGCTTCACTGTAGAGTATCTCCTCGTGTACAGGCCCGGCCCGGGATTGAACCAGGCTACCACCGCGGCTTGTTTGAAAGCTGCGGTAGCTAAAGCCCTGGTTCCTTACTACCCGCTGGCCGGGCGTGTCAGAGCCCGAGCCGACAGCCCGGGCCTGGAGGTACTCTGTCGAGCCCAAGGAGCTGTCTTCATCGAAGCCCATTCAGACCGTTACACTCTCAACGACTTCGAGAGAGCCCCAAAAACAGTCACCCACTGGAGGAAACTCCTGTCAATAAACGTCCCCGGCGTCCTCAGTGGCTCGCCGCCACTAGTCGTTCAGCTAACATGGCTCGCCGACGGGGCCGCTGCCGTCGGCATCGGGATTAACCACTGCATCTGCGACGGAATCGGCGGTGCTGAGTTTCTCAACCACGTCTCTGACTTAGTTTCTGGTAAACTCGCCGTTCCGAAACCGAGGCCTatttgggatcgccaccttctgAACCCGCCACCGGGGAGAACGAATCGGCGGGCGAACACAGCGCTCCACCCCGAGTTCAACCGCGTTCCGGATCTATGCGGGTTTATGAACCGGGTCACGAGCTCTCTCAGGCCAACCTGCATTGTTTTCGACAAGAGACGCATCAACGAGTTGAAATCCGCAGCTAGGTCAACGAGTCGACCCGGCGATTCACCACCCACGTCGTTCGAAGTGCTCGCTGCACACGTGTGGAGGAGTTGGGCGAGGGCGATGGGGTTTCCACCAAGCCAAACGCTGAAACTCCTCTTCAGCATCAACGTGAGGAACCGGGTCAAACCGGGTCTACCCGACGGGTATTACGGCAACGCGTTCGTTCTGGGTTGCGCGCAGAGCAGCGCGAGGGAACTGGGTGAGAAAGGTGTCGGGTTCGGGTCGGGTCTGGTGAAAACGGCGAAGGAAAAGGTGGATGGTGAGCACGTGCGGAGGGTGACCGAGTTGGTATCCGAGTCAAGAGCGAGTCCTGACTCGGTTGGGGTGCTGATTCTGTCACAGTGGTCGAGGTTGGGTCTTGAGAACGTTGAGATTGGAATGGGGAAACCTTTGCATGTGGGGCCCATTTGCTGTGATCGGTACTGTTTGTTTTTGCCGGTGAAGGGTGAAAGGGACAGTGTTAAGGTCACGGTGGCGGTTCCCGCCGCTGCCGTTGACAGTTACCACCGTTTTCTCAGGGAATCGCTTTCATGA